The window GGGGTATCCCCTGCTGCGAGCATGCCAAGGACATGTTCAACGGCAAGCCGACGTCCTCGAACAATAGGTTTACCCCCAAAGATCTTTGGGTTGATCGTAATTCGTTCCAAGAGTTTTTTTTCATCCATCTTTCACTTTCCCTCCGTTTCTGGATTCCTTTCTTTAAAAGAGATAAGTTGTCCACTAAAACGGGTCAAGTCCATACACATCCAAGATACAAAATCCGGACCTAAAATCTACCAATTGACCAAATGAACGATATAAAATATCTGTAGAGAGAGTTTTGGGCCTTGACGCCTTTTCGTTTGACATTCGACTTCGGTTCATATACATTTCAGATCTAATGAAGACAGACGCACTACTCTCTGAGAAAAGTAAAGGACATACTTTAGGACACATCCTCGGATTTTGTAGAAACGGCCTCAAAAAGAACATTCCAGAAACACATAAAAATAATAATTAAATTGGGTGGGCGATTAGCTCAGGTGGTTAGAGTGCTTGCTTGACATGCAAGAGGTCACTGGTTCAAGTCCAGTATCGCCCACCATTAAAAAAAATGGGTTACGCTAATTTATGCGCAACCCATTTTTCTTTGGTGCTCATCTGGATGCAGTCTTTCAAGGAATTCTGAACATGAAACGAATCGGTATTCTCGCCTACGGCTCTCTAATAGACAATCCGGGTCCAGAACTTGGACCGAACACGGTTGCAAAAATCAAAGATGTCAATACGCCATTTAGGGTTGAATTCGCCCGGAAAAGCCGAAGCCGCAATTATGCACCCACCTTAGTTCCGGTCACTGAGGGTGGTGCTTCTGTAAAAGGCGTTATCCTAATATTAAGAGACGGCATATCTGAAACTGAAGCTAAAAATATGCTCTGGCGCCGGGAAACGAACTGTTTTGACACTCGAAAAATCTACCAACCCCATGCAAACCCCGGTGATAATAAGGTGTATGCAGAACCGCTGGAACATTTCAAGGGCATCAATGTGGTTTATTACGCCCGAATTGCCGCTAATATCCAACCCTTGACACCATCACGCCTGGCAAAGCTGGCTATTCAAAGCGTCAGCTTAAAAAAGAAAGACCAGGGACGAGATGGCATTAGCTACCTGATCAATGCAAAAGCAAACGGTATTCAAACGCTCCTCATGTCCGCATACGAACAGGAGATTCTACAGCGGATGAATGCAAAAAATCTCGAAGAAGCCTTGTCCTTGCAAATCAACCTGTTGCAAGAAAATGCTGGATCATTGAGAGCCTAATGAGAGCACGAGGAAGATCAGTGCTTGAAAACATCGCACTTACCTTCTACGATGATAAGGAAAAAAGACAACATGCGCGACGATAAAGAAATTCCAAAATTCGACAGTTACGAAGAAATGGCAGCGTTTTGGGATACACATAGTCTTGCCGACTATTGGGAACAGACGGAGCCTGTTGATTTCGATTTCGCCCCCCGCCAGCTCAACCAGGCTCGGGCCCGCGTCAAACCATTCCGTGTGGCTCGCACAGGTCTTCCCGGCGACCGAACTCCCGACTGTCTCAGGCGTACGAACCACCATTGGCACTCGAACCGTGCCATTCATGAAATTGCTTTTGCCCAAAATCCCACAATCCCCGTTCATCTCGCCGTGATCAGAACACAGCATAATCACCGTGTTGTCCATTTCACCGCGCGCTTCGACTGCCGCGAAAATCTCACCAATTTGATCGTCAATCAACGTCACGTTACCTGCGTAATCCGCCCGTAATCTCTTTTCTTCCCCAGGTTCAAAGATAGGCCTGTTGGCCAACGTACACATCGTAGTAGTATTCCAATTCCAGCGGTGACGGTCGCACAACGTGGCGTTTGTTGCGAGATCGCTCGGCGAAGTCCGCTTTATACTTCTCCCACAAACCCTTCTCTAGTGGGGTCTCAACTTGCAAATGAGGATTTCCTAATACTGAAAAAATTTATAAGTATCACTTTCTTTAATTAAGAGTTTAGCTTGTCAAATTGGTCAGTTTATTATTATTATATATAATATAAGGGAGGGTTATATCTGCACTAAAAACTAAAATTGATTGTTTAAGACTTCCTAAAGGTCGGTGTCTCCCAATTAGGGGCTTCTATAAGGAGGATGCGTATGAACAGATTTCTCGTAACATTTTTGTCGCTGCTTATTGCGTGTGGTCTGGCAAGCGAAGCTTTTTCTGCTTCCACCGGAAAGATCGCCGGTAAGGTCGTCGGCACAAATGGCGACCCGCTGCCAGGTGCGAACGTTGTCATTGTAGGCACCACCCAGGGTGCGTCCACGGACGGGAACGGGGATTACTTCATCCTGAACGTGACGCCGGGGACTTATACCTTGCAGGTGTCGATGGTGGGGTACACGACGGTGACGCAGTCCGGCGTTCGTGTGAACATTGACCTGACCACACCCTTGAACTTCTCTGGCCAGTTCGCGATGGCGGAAGAGGCGCTGGGTCTCGACGAGATCACCGTTATTGCGGAGCGTCCTGTGGTTCAGGCGGATGTGTCCGCGAATGTTCAGAATCTGACGGAACAGGAGATCGAGACGCTTCCTATCACGTCAATCACGGATGCTGTCGAGCTGCAGGCGGGGGTTCTGACAAACCAATATGGTGACCTTTCCATTCGCGGTTCGGACCTTGCGGAGATTGCCTATACGGTGGATGGCCTGTCGATGCGCGACGGTCGTGACAATACTCCGATGTCCACAGTAAGCGTGACGGCGATTCAGGATGTGAAGGTCCAGACGGGCGGCTTCAACGCGGAATACGGGAATGTTCGTTCCGGGCTGGTGAACATCGTGACGAAGGAAGGCAGGAAAGACCGGTATTCATTCGATGCGTTCTTGCGGTATAGTCCTCCGAAAGAGGATTTTTTCGGTCCGCATCCGAACGATATGAATGACCCCGGATATCTTCTGAAGCCTTTTGTCGATCCGAAGGTTGCCTTTCCTGGCACGCATACGCCGGAGAGCGGGTGGGACATCTATTCTCGCCGCAACTATCCGGAGTCAACGGGCTGGAGCAATTTCGCCCTGGACCTCCTTGCTCAGCCGAGCAATCCGTATTATGGCGTCGGGATCGTAGACGATCCGAATGTCGATGAATCGACGCTGGATCCATCGGAGCTGAAAGTGAACAATGGCCTTCTGGACGTCATGCTTTTTTACTTCCGTAAGGATTTCAACGTCACGGCGTCCAAACACGACATCGATATGAGCCTGGGAGGTCCGCTGCTTCCTCCGATGATGGGCGCGGACCTGGGCGGCCTTCGGTTCTTTGGCTCCGTGAAACGGGAACGTCGTCCTTACATTTCATCTTTCCTGATCAATTCGTATATGAACGACTTGGGGCGCGTGAAGGTGACGTCGGATGTACGGACGAATATCAAGGCTTCTGTTGAGTTCCTGATCAACCGGGAATCCGGCTTGCAGCAGAATGAGCGTGGTTTTCCGCAGATCTTCCGGGGCAATGGGGCCCTGACGACCGTTGGCGACCCAACGGACAGGATTGGGGGCGGCTATTACGAGCCCCTGTATACGGATTCCTACTTCGGCGTCAGCGATCGAGAACGGATCAATGTCGGATTCAGCATGACGCATGTGCTGAGCCCGAAGACGTTCTATGAATTCCGCGTTCAGCGGATGCATTCGGCCTTCGACCTGGATGTGCCCCGGGACAGGGACTTACAGACGGTTGTGAAGCGTTTTCCGAGGAATCCTGATTTTCCAGCTCCCGAGCCGATTCAGCAGGTTGTCGAAGTAACGCAGAACGAAATCGGCCTGGCTGAAACCCCGTTTGGTTTTAGTTTGATTAACGAATCGTATAACCGAATGGAATTCGGTCAAGGATGGGCCGAAGCCCGTGACAGCTCGAAGGTGACGGTGTGGACGACGAAAATCGATATCACGTCGCAGCAGAATCAGGTGGCGCAGTTCAAGGCGGGCTTCGAGTATATCTTCAGCCAGTATCGAATTGGCCATGGCCATTTTGAGTTTCGCAACGTGAATAAAACGCCGGGCTACGACTGGGACCGAGACCCGGCCCAGATCGCGGCGTATGTGCAGACGAAGCTTGAATTCAATGCGATGATCGCGAACCTGGGCCTTCGGTTGGATCACTGGGACGCCCGTGGAGACTGGTGGGTCTATGATGATTGGGCTTCTGCCTTCAGTGCGAAATTCGGGGAGGCCGAGTTACCGAATGTGCTGGAGCAGGCGGCCATCAAGAAGCAGACCTTTATCAGTCCGCGCCTGGGTGTCTCGTTCCCGATGACTGCGGACAGCAAGCTGTTCTTCAACTACGGTCATTTCCGTCAGATGCTGGATGCCCGCAATCTGTTTTCGATTTATTCCTCCAGCAGTTTCGCCATCATGGAAATGGGGAATCCGAATCATCCGATGCCTCGCAGCATCAACTACGAGCTTGGTTTCGAGCAGAATCTGTTCGATCGCTATCTTCTGCGGTTGAGCGGGTATTACAAGGCGAACGACGAGCAGCCGAATCTCGTGTCGTATACGAACCTGGATCAATCGGTCAATTACTCGTTTTCGGAGCCGTTGAACTATGACGATATTCGCGGCTTCGAACTGACGATTCGCAAGCGTCGCGGCAAGTGGGTTGGCGGGTTCGTGAACTACACGTTCATGCAGACGAAGGATGGGAATTTCGGCTTTGATCAGCGGTTCGAGAACCGGTTGTCGCAAGCTCAGTTCATTCGAGACACGCGTTTTCATTACCAGAACAAGCCTGTGAGCCGTCCGTTCGGGAGTGCGGCGCTCGAGTTCTACACGCCACGTGACTACGGGACGAAAGTTGCGGGCTTCCATCCTTTGGGGAACTGGGAAGCTGCTTTTCTGGTGAACTGGCGTGCCGGTCAACACGAGGACTGGTTCGGTCCAGAAAAAGTATCGCTTTCAGGCGTGTCGAACAACGTGCAGTGGAGAGATTTCTGGAATTGGGATCTACGACTGACGAAGCGATTTGGGAATCTGGCCACGCTGTACATCGATGTTGAGAATCTGTTCAATCAGAAGCGCCTGAACCCGGGATCCTTCGGTGGTCAAGGCTCGTTTGGCGACCGGGGCCTCTATATGGCGTCGCTGCACCTGGATCCGGAAAAGGCATTCGAGGGTCTGACGGATGCTGAGATTCCGTATGCGTTTCCACCCGGCGATGACCGTCCTGGTGATTTCCGAACGGACGATCGGTTCGTGCCGATCGAAATCGTGGGGAAGGCGGCCGATCTGCCTGCCGACGGACTTCCTGGTACTGCAGAGATCACTCCGGGCCTGCCTACGGGACTGGAGCCGGACCGTCGCCTGCTGTGGTATGTCGCGGACTCAGATACGTATCAGGAGTACCGGAACGGGAGTTGGGGCGTTGCGGATCCGGGCTTTCTCAAAGAGGTGCTGGACAAGAAGCTGTATATCGACATGCCGAACCCACGTATGGGGCGTTTCCTGTTCCCGCGGAGAGTGTTTTTCGGCCTCCGGTTCTCCTTGTAATCAGATCGTAGGGGCGAACCTTGTGTTCGCCCCTTTTCCACCAGGACGTTTCGAAATCCAGGAATTCGAACCGAATGATCAACCGCAACAGCAGGAGGTTCCAGATGAGTAAACCAGTAAGGCGTTCTGGACTGATTGCCTTTGTATTGGCAGCAACCGGCGCACTGTTCTTTGGACTGCCTGCAGATGTATCGGCGCAGGCAGATTTGGTATGGTTGGATGTTGGCGACTTCCACTACAGGTATTCCTCGACAGGGACGGAACCTTCAGGTGGGTTTCGATCTCAGATCAAGTTTTGGCCCGGCATCTACCATCTTGAAGGGGGCACGCACGTTCGGACTCGGATGTATATCGCGGCACGCGATTGGACGGATGATACGGGGCAGCTCTGGCCTTTCAAAGCCTCCCGCACAGGCCCTCGTAACTTCGATCTGGGAGAGCATTTTGGGTACACGATCGAGCTGGTTGGTAGGTTTCCCAAGCCGGATGTCTTCGTGGATGGCTTCCAGTCGTTTCTTCGTCCGACGGTGCTGACCCGGGTGGATCCGACGATCAAGGCGGACCGGATCGTAATCAGATCGGGCAACGCGGATATGGGCATTACCTGGACAAACACGATCTATGCCTTTTCGAACGAACATCATGATGATTATCACATCCGTGAGATCACGTTTACCAATACCGGGAATGTGGATGAGGATGAAGAGATCGAGTTGCCGAACCAGACCCTGAATGAAGTCATGTTTCATTTTGGGGGCAAGGAGCACTACTGGGGTCCCCGTCGTGTGACGAACCAAGGTGGGTCCTCAACGATGTGGGATTATGTGGGGGACGGGAAAGAAGATTACGGTGAGAAGTGGGCCGGAATCCGAACGATGCTCGGTTGGCTCAGTAACGGTACTCGCGTGACGTTTCTGAACCGCATCGGCGGTCCTACCTGGCGAAGCGTTTCAGGCCCTCCGCGTGCATCTGGCAGAACTGTGGAAGCCGATACGCTTGGTCGCCTGGGTGCCGCCAACATGATCTTCCACGGCACCATCCATGCGGATACGAGTCCGTCGGATGAAACCAACGATATGAATCAGCCGACGCATACCGGTTGGCTCCGGGGTGGTGATCCGCTCACCAATCCGGACCTCCACAATGAAAGCCAGTACGAACTCACGTATGCCTACCTGCATCCGGACATGGACTACGCGGAATACGGGAGGCCGGGCATCGATGGGCATGAGTATCCCCATTCTGCGGATCGGGCTGCTCCGGAAGAACCCGTAGGGCCGTGGGATTCGGAGCAATGGTTAGAACGGATGGGGAATCAGACCGATCTGTCTCTGATTGGGAGCAGCGGCGGTCGCTGTCCGAGTTGGGCCACCGGTCCATATACGCTTGGTCCGGGAGAAGATATCAAATATGTCTGGGCGACGGGAATGGCGGGACTCCAACGGGATGTGGCCGTCAGCGTGGGTATCGATTACAAAAACTCCGGATGGGATGACGATGCAATCATCGAGTATGAAGGTCAGGCGATGACGAAGAATCGCTGGGCCCTGTCGACGCGGGACTCGGTGCTGTCGAACCTGCGGAAAGCGGAAGCCAACTGGAAGTCGGGCTTCAACATTCCGCATCCTCCGCTGCCGCCGAGCCGGTTCGAAGTTGTGTCTGGATCGGATAAGATCGCCCTGTCCTGGGAGGTCTTCCCGAATGCGGATCATACGGGCTTCGAGATCTATCGAACGCGGAACCTGTATGAAAGCAGCGCCGAAGACCTGTGGAAGTACAGGCTGATTGCAGAACTTCCAGCCAGTGCTCGAAGCTACGACGATACGGATGTCGTGCGCGGTAGGGATTATTTCTACTATATCCTATCCACTGGCCCTGTGAAGACCGATCCAACAGGGACGTCGCCCCCGACGGCGTTGAAGAGCAGCCGCTATTATACGCAGACCTATGATCCCGCCAACCTGAAGCGTTCGCCCGGAAGTACGTTGGCTGACGTTCGGATTGTTCCGAATCCGTTCGTATTGGAAGCCGATCAGAATATCCGCTGGCCGGACCAACAGGACAAGCTGGCGTTCTTTGAGATTCCTGGGAATTGCGAAATCATGATCTTTACGGAAGTCGGGGAGCTGATCCACAGGATCGAACACAATGACGGGACGGGGGACGAATTCTGGAACCTGACCACGGAGTCCAATCAGGTGATTACCAGCGGTATCTACTTCGCCGTGATCAGAGATCTGGATTCCAACGAAAAAATCGTTCGGAAATTTGTGATCATTCGATAACAGGCCAAGAGAGGATTCCAATGAAAAAGATCACTGTATTGATGATGTATATGCTGGGACTGCTCTTCTATCTACCTGCCAGCGCGCAGAACGATGCGGATGAGGCTGAGCCTGTTGTCATTGAGCCAGGTCAGGACATCCCCAGGGAGCGAAGGGCGCAAGCCGGATTCAAGTTCCTCACCGTTTCACCCGATGCGAGAGCAGCGGCTATGGGAGGCGCATATTCCTCGATTCGAGGTGGCTCTACGGCGATGTATTACAATGCAGCCGCAATGGCGTACTATGGCCGAAAGATCGATGTGGCCGGAGGGCAGGTCCAGTGGATCGCTGACGTCAACTACATCACCGGGAGTGCAGCATTTGTGACCAACTTCGGCGTATTCGGCCTTTCTCTGGTCGCGGTGGACTATGGGGATTTTCTTGGCACCGTCCGCTTCGATAATGAGAAGGGATTCATAGATACCGGTACCTACAGTCCTTCCGCATTTGCACTTGGCTTTGGCTACGCCAGAGCCATTACGGACAGGTTTTCCGTTGGTGGCGACCTCAAGATCGCCAGACAGGATATGGGTGCAGTACCTATATCAATTACGGGGACGAACCCTTCTCTCAAGGACTTCAAAGAAACAGCATTTATTGTGGATTTCGGGGTTCTTTACTGGACGGGATTCAAGAGCCTGAATTTCGCCCTTTCTACGCGCAATTTTGCGACCGAGAGAAAATTCAGTAAAGAGAGCTTTGAACTGCCGCTCACGTTCCGTATGGGATTATCGATGGACCTGATCGACCTGACTGGAATTGATAAGGAAGTCCATGCGCTCCTGTTCTCAATTGATACCGAACGACCTCGCGACTTCAACGAGAACGTCAAGATGGGGGCGGAGTATACAATTATGAAGACGCTTTCACTTCGGATGGGCTACACATTTCCATCTGACGAGGAAGGCATTTCCCTGGGTGTTGGGGTGAGTCGCGATCTCGGCACGACGGATGTTGGTTTTGACTACGCCTACACTGATTTCGGCGTGTTTGATGCCGTTCATCGACTGGGAGTCCACGTAGGTTTCTAATCGTAACCTTGGCAAATCAACCGTGTGAATAGGAGGCGAAAGTGGCCAAGAAATTGGAAGGCAAGGTCGCCGTCGTTACCGGCGGTAACAGCGGCATCGGGGAGGCCACCGGCAAGGTGCTTGCCCGGGAGGGTGCAAAGGTGGCACTGCTGGCTAGACGTCAGGACAAGGGTCAAGCCGTGCAAGACGAGATTCGCGAGGCAGGTGGCGACGCCACCTTCATTACCTGTGACGTCAGAGACCATGAGGCCGTCGAGGCGGCAATAGCGCAAACCGTCGAAACTTACCGAGCGATACACATCCTCGTTAACAATGCTGGCGGCGGGGCGTTTGGGGGAAAAGCCGGGGAACCGATGCGGTTGGAGGACAACGAGACATGGGACCGCGTAATCGCCGTCAACCTGACAGGCCCGTTCTACGTAACCCGGGCCGTGTGGCCGCATATGGCCGCCGCTGGCGGCGGCGTAATCACCAATATCTCATCCGGCGCCGCCGGGTCGGGCTTCACCGAGAAGATGCTGGAGATTCGCGGCGGTTTCGATGTCTCGAGCTACGCCGCGGCCAAGGCCGGGCTCGAGGGCTTTACCCGCGTCACCGCCAGCATGGGTGGGCCGGAGAACATCAGGGTCAACACCATCCGGCCGCGCCTCATAGTGGACAAGGAAGGGCACCACTGGCTCGAACACGTACGCGAGTACGTCCAGATTCTGGAGGGAAAGGTGCAGGCCGAAGATATCGCCAATACCGTGCTCTTTCTCAGTTCCGCGGACGCTCGCTATGTCAATGCCGCGACTTTGGAGGTCGGCGGCGGATGTGTTTCCAACATATAGCGCGCCGCAGCCCCACCTGGCCACCTGCCCTCGCCCAAGATACGCGATCTGCCGCTCACGTTCCGGATGGGTTTGTCGAACGCTTTTCTTACTTCCTCATTATTTTAAAACAGCTTCTGAGGCTCTGATCCAAGGAGAACAGACAATGACACCTGAAGAAAAGTTTATTTTTGACCTCCAGGGCTACATCGTAATCAAGAATATCTTGTCGCACGAGGAAGTAGACACGCTCAACACGATTGCTGATGAGCAATTGAAAGTTCAGGAAGAAATTAATGATGGGTTGAAGATTCCCAAGCGAGTATCGCTTTGGGGACGCCCCTATCAGAACCTGTTCGATCACCCCAACATCATCCCTTATTTGGACGAGCTACTCGGACCAAAATTTCGAGCGGATCACGATTATGGAATTTTCATGCGGCGCGGCTCCCACAAAGGAGGCCTTCACGGCGGAGACTCCGGAGCTTTTGACGGTCGAGCTAGCCATTGGTACAAATACCGCGATGGTGTCATGCGTAATGGCCTCACCGTTGTCGTGTATTTTCTCGCCCCCGTCCGAAAGGGAGACGGTGGATTCTGTTGCGTGCCTGGATCGCACAAGTCCAACTTTGGTGCGGATGTGCCAAAAGACGTCCGCTCCTTCGATCGCGTTCCACACTACATCGTTCAGCCAGAGGCGGAGGCCGGAGATGCCCTGATTTTTACGGAAGCGACGATGCACGGGACACTCCCCTGGACCTCCGATGAGGAGCGTCGTACGCTACTTTACAAGTTCAGCCCGGGTCATTCAATCTGGTCACAACGCTTTTACGATTTCGACGAATACGATGGCCTGACCGAACAACAGATGCGTGTCATGTCACCCCCATTTGCTGTTCGACGTCCGGACACCATTCAGGCCGTTTAAGCAATAGGGGAACTGCCATGACCCCCGAAGAGAAATTTATGTTCGACCTCCAGGGATTTCTCGTTGTGAAAAATGTACTCTCGGGTGACGAAGTTGCCTAACTGAATGAGATATCTGATCGATCAAAACCGGATGAGTACGAAACGTATGAGGAAGACGGTTTGAAAATCGCCCGAAGGGTTTCCCAATGGAGTCCGGCTTGCCAGAATCTCTTCGACCATCCGAAGTTGGCGCCCTACTTGGTTGGACTCGTCGGCCCAAAAGTGAGGGTGGACGCGCTAACACCTGCTCGAAAGGGCGACGGTGACTTTTGCTGCGTACCGGGTTCACACAATTCAACTTCATCCTTGATATCCCTAGACACAGTCGTATTCCTCCAACTGCATACGGAGTTCATCACATTGGCTTCTCAATGCATCCTGATGAGCTTTCTGAAGCAGAGGATGAATATTCTTATCTTTAGTTTGAGCCAGCTCCGCCAAAGCGCCCTCAAACTTTCTCATCTGGGCCTTGGTGATCCGATATTGTCTCTCATTTTTGATCATATCTGCTCCACACTTAGGTCTATGGTGTCTTGCGGAATCGAGGTCGAGACCTTGGAGATAACCTCACCACCTTCAGAAAGTATTTCGGCGATTTTATCCAGATATGCTTTCAGGGACAATCCGTGACTTCTTGCCAGAATCCCCAGCGTATCCACCTTTGTCCGTTCTCCCTTTTCGATCCTGCACACCTGGCGTTCCGAAAGGCCATGAATATCGGCTTGCTTAAGCCCGCATTGTTTTCGAAATGCGGCAACCGCCTCCCCGAACCGAATGTCAG is drawn from Gemmatimonadota bacterium and contains these coding sequences:
- a CDS encoding DUF433 domain-containing protein yields the protein MDEKKLLERITINPKIFGGKPIVRGRRLAVEHVLGMLAAGDTPEMLLKGYPWLTHEDIQACLLYARKVIGHERVEPIRPADAEV
- a CDS encoding sulfatase-like hydrolase/transferase, yielding MCTLANRPIFEPGEEKRLRADYAGNVTLIDDQIGEIFAAVEARGEMDNTVIMLCSDHGEMNGDCGILGKSNFMNGTVRVPMVVRTPETVGSSVAGKTCASHTEWFDAGPSLVELAGGEIEINRLRLFPIVGKTMCIPKRCHFFVTVEFWNFFIVAHVVFFPYHRRR
- a CDS encoding TonB-dependent receptor plug domain-containing protein, with the protein product MRMNRFLVTFLSLLIACGLASEAFSASTGKIAGKVVGTNGDPLPGANVVIVGTTQGASTDGNGDYFILNVTPGTYTLQVSMVGYTTVTQSGVRVNIDLTTPLNFSGQFAMAEEALGLDEITVIAERPVVQADVSANVQNLTEQEIETLPITSITDAVELQAGVLTNQYGDLSIRGSDLAEIAYTVDGLSMRDGRDNTPMSTVSVTAIQDVKVQTGGFNAEYGNVRSGLVNIVTKEGRKDRYSFDAFLRYSPPKEDFFGPHPNDMNDPGYLLKPFVDPKVAFPGTHTPESGWDIYSRRNYPESTGWSNFALDLLAQPSNPYYGVGIVDDPNVDESTLDPSELKVNNGLLDVMLFYFRKDFNVTASKHDIDMSLGGPLLPPMMGADLGGLRFFGSVKRERRPYISSFLINSYMNDLGRVKVTSDVRTNIKASVEFLINRESGLQQNERGFPQIFRGNGALTTVGDPTDRIGGGYYEPLYTDSYFGVSDRERINVGFSMTHVLSPKTFYEFRVQRMHSAFDLDVPRDRDLQTVVKRFPRNPDFPAPEPIQQVVEVTQNEIGLAETPFGFSLINESYNRMEFGQGWAEARDSSKVTVWTTKIDITSQQNQVAQFKAGFEYIFSQYRIGHGHFEFRNVNKTPGYDWDRDPAQIAAYVQTKLEFNAMIANLGLRLDHWDARGDWWVYDDWASAFSAKFGEAELPNVLEQAAIKKQTFISPRLGVSFPMTADSKLFFNYGHFRQMLDARNLFSIYSSSSFAIMEMGNPNHPMPRSINYELGFEQNLFDRYLLRLSGYYKANDEQPNLVSYTNLDQSVNYSFSEPLNYDDIRGFELTIRKRRGKWVGGFVNYTFMQTKDGNFGFDQRFENRLSQAQFIRDTRFHYQNKPVSRPFGSAALEFYTPRDYGTKVAGFHPLGNWEAAFLVNWRAGQHEDWFGPEKVSLSGVSNNVQWRDFWNWDLRLTKRFGNLATLYIDVENLFNQKRLNPGSFGGQGSFGDRGLYMASLHLDPEKAFEGLTDAEIPYAFPPGDDRPGDFRTDDRFVPIEIVGKAADLPADGLPGTAEITPGLPTGLEPDRRLLWYVADSDTYQEYRNGSWGVADPGFLKEVLDKKLYIDMPNPRMGRFLFPRRVFFGLRFSL
- a CDS encoding PorV/PorQ family protein, producing the protein MKKITVLMMYMLGLLFYLPASAQNDADEAEPVVIEPGQDIPRERRAQAGFKFLTVSPDARAAAMGGAYSSIRGGSTAMYYNAAAMAYYGRKIDVAGGQVQWIADVNYITGSAAFVTNFGVFGLSLVAVDYGDFLGTVRFDNEKGFIDTGTYSPSAFALGFGYARAITDRFSVGGDLKIARQDMGAVPISITGTNPSLKDFKETAFIVDFGVLYWTGFKSLNFALSTRNFATERKFSKESFELPLTFRMGLSMDLIDLTGIDKEVHALLFSIDTERPRDFNENVKMGAEYTIMKTLSLRMGYTFPSDEEGISLGVGVSRDLGTTDVGFDYAYTDFGVFDAVHRLGVHVGF
- a CDS encoding SDR family oxidoreductase; this translates as MAKKLEGKVAVVTGGNSGIGEATGKVLAREGAKVALLARRQDKGQAVQDEIREAGGDATFITCDVRDHEAVEAAIAQTVETYRAIHILVNNAGGGAFGGKAGEPMRLEDNETWDRVIAVNLTGPFYVTRAVWPHMAAAGGGVITNISSGAAGSGFTEKMLEIRGGFDVSSYAAAKAGLEGFTRVTASMGGPENIRVNTIRPRLIVDKEGHHWLEHVREYVQILEGKVQAEDIANTVLFLSSADARYVNAATLEVGGGCVSNI
- a CDS encoding phytanoyl-CoA dioxygenase family protein: MTPEEKFIFDLQGYIVIKNILSHEEVDTLNTIADEQLKVQEEINDGLKIPKRVSLWGRPYQNLFDHPNIIPYLDELLGPKFRADHDYGIFMRRGSHKGGLHGGDSGAFDGRASHWYKYRDGVMRNGLTVVVYFLAPVRKGDGGFCCVPGSHKSNFGADVPKDVRSFDRVPHYIVQPEAEAGDALIFTEATMHGTLPWTSDEERRTLLYKFSPGHSIWSQRFYDFDEYDGLTEQQMRVMSPPFAVRRPDTIQAV